Part of the Antennarius striatus isolate MH-2024 chromosome 6, ASM4005453v1, whole genome shotgun sequence genome, CATTTTCGATCCGGTTCGGTGATGCTTGGTTACGGTGCAGCTTTAACATGTTCCATAAACATGACCATTGTGTTCGCAGACATGTACGGCTTTTCAAATCTACAGAGAGCCGCAGCGTCTCGTCTGATGATGAATATTTGAATGCGTGTTGTTCTTGAACACGTTTCACTTCAAGGCCGCATCACAGTACAACACCGCTGCAATGTGATGCAAATGAACCATCCAAGAACGTAATTGGAAAGACAGTGTGAATAAGACTGAACACTGGTGCCTTAAAGAAGTGCAATGTATTCATATTTCTTCATGTTAAGCAGGTTTTGGTTATTTGCATTTCTCATTATGATGGTGTTGCAGTGTTCTCCATTAAATCTCCTGTTTTTGACCAGCTGCATCAGTCattatgatttattttcagtcataacaacaacgacaacattcatttaaaaaaaaaagtgatgcatGGCTGGTGTTGCTTGTGTTTGACCGCGTATGAACTCAAacggaggcaaaaaaaaatggcCGTGGAATGTCAGACATttcatatgatttttttttttgttctccaaaataaaagccaaaATGTGATTCTTCATatcacaaaaagaaataatgcaCATTCCCTTTAAATATCATCtaaagtattttccgcactataaggcgcacctaaagcctttaattttatCAAAAACCGACAgagcgccttataatccagtgcgccttatatatgaacaAGGTTTACaatgggccattcattgaaggtgcgccttatagtccagtgcgccttatacagACGCTCCTCTACTTACGTTCATtcgttttatgtttttttcgaTCATTCAAACGATCTTACGTTTGACACTGCGTCCGTTGTTTACATGGTGCAAACGACAGACTGAATTTGCCTTGCTCTTCCCAGTTCATCGCGTGTTACCCTTGTGTTAAGACGTCGTATCTGGGATCtctgtatttacatatttgtttTGCGTATTTGTAACCCTGAGCAAATATGCTTGGTCAAAAGCGTAAGTCTACAAGTGAAAGTGGTAGTCAACAGACGTGGTGTTTTATAAGATTAGGTAATAGAATGTAtggatgtacatacagtatgaacgGTCACACATTACTGGAACGAACAGTAACAACTTATGCTCATTTTCACATTACGTTCGGCCGTTCGGAACGTAACTAAAACTGTAATTTAGGAGCGTATGCATATGAGAAatgttgaaggtgcgccttatagtccagtgcgtcttatagtccagtgtgccttatagtccagtgcgccttatagtccagtgcgccttatagtccagtgcgtcttatagaccagtgcgccttatagtccagtgcgtcttatagaccagtgcgtcttatagtacggaaaatcCTGTAAAGTTACCTACACCTGTCGGTTGCTGTCAGCGATGGCATCAAGAGTGTTATCCACATTCTTTCTCTTCCAAAATCCGTCAAACGAAAAGTAATACAGTAAAGGATCCAGGCAGCAGTTGACGCTCGCAAGACACATCAGCGGCGTGAGAGCAGATCTCCAGTTGTGAAATAAGACGACTAACGACACGGGCAGAAAGAATAACGCGAACATCAGCAGGTTAATGATAAAAATCAGCAGCACGTTCACCTTGTTGTCCACCATGGCGGATTCGTGGAGATGTCGGCGTAGCGTCCGTGACACCAGCGCCGTGCAGACGATGTTGACGGCGAGCATGGTCAGCACCAACGCGGGCTGGACGTAGGCCGCTCCAGGAATGTGAACGCATTGGAATTCAAAGCAGGTGGCGATGttgtatttgattaaaaaccTGGAGAACTCCACGCTTTCCGGGACGTTCACCACCAACACAAACAGCCAAACAACAGCGACGGCTTTCCAGGCGTTGGACGATGTTCGAAGTCCGCGTGACCTCAGGGGATAGACGACGGCCAGGAGTCGGTCCACgcagatgaaggtgatgaagatggagcTGGAGCGGATGTTGTTGCGGAAGAGCATCGTGATCCAGATGCACACCATGTAGCTCAGCGGCCAGACGCCCGTGGCGTAAAAGTAGACCCTGGTAGGTAGGGAGATGACCAGCAGCAGGTCTGAGATGGCCAGGTTGACCATGTAGACGGCAGCGGGCGATTTGAGGCTGTGGCAGCGCAGAAATATCCACAAAGACACGACGTTGAGAGGAAGACCCAAGGTCATGACGGATCCAAACACCGCGGCGTACGCCGTGTTCCTCATTTCCAGCTCATTTTTAGTTCCATTTCCTGTCGCGGTTAAGTTGCAGACGTCGTGCATCTTTAAGAAGATTCAGATATCCAAAGGAGCAGATTGTAACCGCAACACGGAATCACAAGCATTCCACCTCCTCGTGAGACGGATGTGAGACCGGCGTGAAGAAGGACGCGATGCGTGTGGAAGCAGTGGAAAGttttgaaacaggaaacagctttgacaaaaaaaaccaaaaaaaaactacagctTTCAAGTGAAACCGGCGGAGTAAGAGTTCCTGTCAGAGGAACGTCTGACAGGAATTAATTCTGTTGGAGTCGTCTTTTGTCTGTGAATTGCAGTATTTAACGGCAGTGGATTGACACCCCATCCATCCCACACAGGCACTTCTACCATTGAAATTCAAGATAAGCTGTGCAATTATGTTAATTAATGAATATACTCTTGTCACCGGAGGAGCAGGGGGTTCAGAATTCCTATGATTATGTTTCAGTCGCCGTGTTTCATACGGCAgagaaccgtgtgtgtgtttcctcatgTTGGACAGCTTCAAACACTTTGTGGAGTTGAATCATTGATCCTGATGTTGAATTCTACATCTAGAACAActctttttcttattatttctaAGAGTTTTACTCCTTATTCCATCTGTGGCCCAGAAAAAACTAAACTATTGTAGAACTTCTAAGGAACTTTTTCGGCACTCCTCAAACAAAAAGATGCTTAATCCAACTGAATCTGCAAACAAAAGTGTTCAAACAAAACTTGAACACGACCCAAGTGTGtgatatttcctgttttatacCACCAGTGTGGTGTCCGAGGTGTGATTCTGTGTGTGAGAGCTACACTCCTAGTTAGGCTACAGTAGATGTTGCCTCATTGAGGTACTGTGGTAATGTGGTTACTGCTGCAGCATCTGAAGGCAACGCCATTAACGCCTCGTGTTACACTTTAAATGAAAGATCAACAGGCATCATTCAACAATGCATAGCAGAGGTAGTACATCTTCTTGGACCAACTCGTATTGTTTCTCTTGACTGACCACTCTATCCGGTGTGTTACTGCTACTGCAAgtttcaagaactttcttaaagtccagtggattgattaaaacagcttttgataGTGTTACTACAGTTAAGGTCCTCCCACCCAGTGATTCTTAAGTACAGTACAACCTCAAGATACGAGTCACCGCTGTCCGTGTTATAAATCGACACATCACCGCTAATCTGAGATACAAGTCGTGCTTCAGGAAaccaccactagttggtggatggatacaacatcagtgagaccacatctcgttctttaccgcgtgttggcggatggatacaacatcagtgagaccgcatctcgttctttaccgcgtgttggtggatggatacaacatcagtgagaccgcatctcgttctttaccgcgtgttggtcgATGGCTACGACATTAgcgagaccgcatctcgttctttaccgcgtgttggcggatggatacaacatgagtgagaccggatctcgttgtcattggtggagtaaagacgtagctcatgtgttctcgtgacttttgtgtttcttttcattctttatcactgtttacgtaacttatatataattaattatacacaggtaaagtctccGTGTATTTaagaaatgtattgttttttcataatttagggggtttgaggcttttttacaaggctggctATTAACCAATTAGAGGTTAAACGTGTTGTTGGACAGACTCTCCAGCTTCACATCGAACCATTGATTATCTGACTCTGTGGAGGGAAACACACCGGAACGCTTCTCAGATAGTAAATATATGTATTTACTAAACACACTCATGTTCCTACATTTAATGCAAAGTTACAGCATCAATTTTATGTCACAACTTCTTATCTGTGCATCTAATTGTGGAACTTTAGTCCTTCTCGTATTTTGCAGATATAATGAAgaagcaattaaaaaataaaccagtgTGTCAgcgactgcacacacacacacacacactgatgacaggATGTCTTGTGGTGTTTCTTGTTATATAAAGCATAAATCACAGGCAGATGATTTACTTTAatgtgcttctcaattattctgaaagtagaaaacattttgcacgactcgtatctctgatttttgcttgtatgtcgaaacaaaatatggacagagtgacAACTCGTATCTTGAGGTGCGACTGTTTTTTCCATATTGTTCCATTGTCCTTGTGGGGTGTTTCCTACCTGCCACCAACACACAAAACGCCAGTAGAATGCAATAAAATGTTCTGACTTCTGAAGCTATTAGTGAGAGTCCTTACTGGATGCGCTGCAGTAGAGAAAAAAGCATAACTGTACCTAATGGAGGCCTAAGTGTTGGTTATTATATgtagttatatactgtatgtgcaaacCACCTAACAGGAGATAAACAGACTATTTATGTGCAATCACTCTAGTAGCACCAATAGGTCCATTTCCTGTAGACGAGGTGATCGAATCGTCTCGACTCATCAATACCGAGCTCCATAAATCTCACCTTACCATCTCAGCACTTAAGCCGTTCAGACTTTCTTTGCTTTAACCTTTTGAAATCAAAATTGCTGCTATAGCGAAGGTAATTATGCGATTTTGGCTCACTTCCACAATAAAAGGTTTGGAATAGTTTTGTGGGTTATAGAACTGACTGACTTGTCAATGCTCTGTACTCATATTTAAGAAATGTATTATGTTAGTAATGcatgtgtatttctttttctctttaaaaaagaaaaagctgtaatcattgctttaaaaatgcaaaacctGGTAATAGTGTAGACGGATAAATAGACTGGGGCAGTTAAAATTTAAAGACCTAATTAATGTTTATGATTGAACGAACCGAGTCAAggtttttaatatataatttttgtttctcgtttttttttgtactctttcttttttctgtttagtcTGTCTGTTGGTTGCTCAGAAATCAGGACAATCGTCTAGACACACGTCGCCATCCTGTCAGTACCAGGAAGACTCAAGCCAACAAAGCAGAAAATATCAGAGAAATTAAGGGAAAATATATTTGAAGTTTCCTAGAAATAATGTTTTACACCCTGAACAACAGACACCGGTTCACACTTTTGATCACGATGCCCAACATCAGCCCCAGGTCGTCGTCGGCTTTGTGATGCTATCATCACGTCTTGTGTGAAGGCAGCAAAAGATAATCTCAGTCTTCCTGCCACAAACACTGTGGAAAGTTTCAGATTGCGTCAGCGTTTGGTTTGAGATTCAGTTTAGATTCAACctgatgtttgtgtctttggAACCTGGATCTCCAGTCCTCCTGGAACCTTTACTGCCTCGTTGAATGTCGTGTTTCCCAGTTGATAGTCCCAATCTGACATTCTAAAGTCTAGGTCAGATACTAGAGGACAACTCCGTCAcggttctgtgtttgtgtcatgtttGGTAGGAGGCAGGGCCAAACTGGTGGGCAGAGCCTTGTCTacgcacctgtgcctcatctccacacctgtgcctcatcggactgattagcctgaggctttttaagccgaCTTCTCCATTGGTTCTGTCTCAGATTGTTCTGTATCCTTGTCAGCGCCTTTAGTTTGTTGGACTTCTtaagttttcttgtgtttctgggTTTTTCCGTAGACTATGAATGAAAGTTTCTCTACTGGTGTTCTGAATATGGGTCCAAACCATATCCATGACACATCCAGTCGGATCTGTCTCTTTGGGATCCAGATTGTTCTTGAATCAACTCAGCCATTGTTGCCTGACTCGACGATCCTCAACACGACTACCTTTGGAGGGAAAAACTGccaaacatacaaataaaagaaGGGTCTTCTTGAAATGAACACCATCAGGTCCCCCAGGAATTCTCCAACATACCAGAACCATTGGTCCATGGAGACAAACGTGCCCAGAAACCAGCGTCCCAACgtttgattgattttaacaCCACTGTCTTGACATTTGGTTGAAATATTATTCGGACATCAagatgttgtttggtccaaTGATGAGCTGCGGATGACATGTGGTCCAATCAGATTCAGggcttgtgtttgttgttttgtgaatTACAGCAATCCCTTTACTTCTATTGATTTCTTTGACCTGTTTGTACAGTCAGAACTACAACCGTCGTTTCCTCTTGTAGGTTTGTAGAATTCTCGCTTTCTccccatatgtgtgtgtgtgtgtaggtgtgtgtgtgtgtgtgtgtgtgtgtgtgtgtgtgtgtgtgtgtgtgtgtgtgtgtgtgtgtgtgtgtgtgtgtgtgtgtgtgtgtgtgtgctgtaaatCAGCTCTTCCCAACCTTTCTTTGCTCCACTGACCGGTTTAACGTTAGAcaatatttttcatgatgtggcggataaataaaataaaacacgaccagcattaaactgttttattcttaCTATAAGAATGAAGGTGagtccagtttgtatcaactttattagcagcgtcctcgtaacgtcacaccagcgtttgtttcttgttggttctgccaGCTTAGACGGATAGATGATAGATCTGTTGTCTCTTATCCAGTCCTGTTATGTTAGAGCAAAACATCCTTGAGTTTGTTCTCTTATATATGACTGGATGTGACATTACgtaactgtgtttgtgttggagtgTTCACGAGTCAGTCCATAGACGTTTGCCACATAGTGATGAAGGACTGACTAACCAACCTTGGCCTGACATGCTTATAACCATGCTTATAACTCCTGTAGCAGAATTTGGAGTGAGTATATTTACCAGACGTTTCAGAGTCGGTTCTTATCCCCATTAAAATAACGCACGTatgtactgtacaataaatcagaataaaacatttatggttGTGCCACGATGGTTGTGAACGCCGACAAATTAATTTTCCCTCCCATCGCAGCATCAATCAGGTAAATATCAGCGTCACAAACAAGTCGATGTGGAGCGCGGCGCACCGTCGAAGAACCTCGGATTTCAAAAGATTATCTGCTTCAGATGATTTCTGCCATTACCAGCTGGGCCAAAGCAATTAACCCTCTTCAGTTTGTTTCATCGGGGGCCAAAAACACAAAGCGTGCCG contains:
- the lpar5b gene encoding lysophosphatidic acid receptor 5b, encoding MHDVCNLTATGNGTKNELEMRNTAYAAVFGSVMTLGLPLNVVSLWIFLRCHSLKSPAAVYMVNLAISDLLLVISLPTRVYFYATGVWPLSYMVCIWITMLFRNNIRSSSIFITFICVDRLLAVVYPLRSRGLRTSSNAWKAVAVVWLFVLVVNVPESVEFSRFLIKYNIATCFEFQCVHIPGAAYVQPALVLTMLAVNIVCTALVSRTLRRHLHESAMVDNKVNVLLIFIINLLMFALFFLPVSLVVLFHNWRSALTPLMCLASVNCCLDPLLYYFSFDGFWKRKNVDNTLDAIADSNRQV